The Streptomyces sp. NBC_01255 genome window below encodes:
- a CDS encoding CBS domain-containing protein: MRHRSVADLMTPTAVSVGPGTTFKEIARLLDEFDITAVCVVDESNRPLGVVSEADLVRRRAAGAGLDTAGALMSSPAVVARPKWSVVRAARVMERAGVKRLPVVDEDECLVGVLSRSDLVQLFLRRDRAIQEEIVEDVVTHTLRLSPSDLSVEVVDGRVTLSGTVRRRSLVPVLLRLCNSVDGVVGVVDRLRYEDDDLSRK; the protein is encoded by the coding sequence ATGAGGCACCGCAGCGTCGCGGATCTGATGACACCCACGGCGGTCAGCGTTGGTCCGGGCACGACGTTCAAGGAGATCGCACGGCTCCTGGACGAGTTCGACATCACCGCGGTGTGCGTGGTGGACGAGTCGAACCGGCCGCTGGGCGTGGTCTCGGAGGCGGACCTGGTACGCCGCCGTGCCGCCGGGGCCGGGCTCGACACCGCGGGCGCTCTCATGTCGAGTCCCGCCGTCGTCGCCCGCCCGAAGTGGAGCGTCGTGCGCGCCGCCCGAGTGATGGAACGGGCCGGGGTCAAGCGTCTGCCCGTCGTCGACGAGGACGAGTGCCTCGTGGGTGTGCTCAGCCGGAGCGACCTCGTCCAGCTCTTCCTGCGCCGGGACCGGGCGATCCAGGAGGAGATCGTCGAAGACGTGGTCACCCACACCTTGAGGCTGAGCCCGTCGGACCTCTCGGTGGAGGTCGTGGACGGCCGGGTCACTCTCAGCGGCACGGTCCGCCGCCGCAGCCTCGTTCCGGTGCTCCTCCGGCTCTGCAACAGCGTCGACGGTGTCGTGGGGGTCGTCGACCGACTCAGGTACGAAGACGACGATCTGTCGAGGAAGTGA
- a CDS encoding potassium channel family protein yields MTWLATPAGAVLVLFILRDVFHTLWHPTRHGGLSRLVMVSLWWLSPHLGKRRRPAGLAGPLGMVTVVAAWALTVAVGWGLIYWPHMPEDFSYAAGLVPSEHAGPLDALYISLVTLATLGLGDIAPASGWLRVLAPMEALVGFVLLSATVAWILGIYPALARRRALALRLSHVRRSRATAQALDSDGGAALLDGLASALSTITVDFLQYAESYYFHDGDENTSLPGQLRYALGLADQADGAHHPDVRLSASVLRRALEDLAVVLDERFLRTGEGPERVFAAYADDHGQPQGPDGPPQDGASGRS; encoded by the coding sequence ATGACCTGGCTTGCGACGCCCGCGGGCGCTGTCCTGGTGCTGTTCATCCTCCGGGACGTGTTCCACACCCTTTGGCACCCGACCCGTCACGGAGGTCTGAGCAGGCTCGTGATGGTGTCGCTGTGGTGGCTGTCGCCACACCTCGGCAAGCGCCGACGGCCTGCCGGTCTCGCGGGCCCGCTCGGCATGGTGACGGTCGTCGCCGCGTGGGCGCTGACCGTGGCCGTGGGGTGGGGACTCATCTACTGGCCCCATATGCCGGAGGACTTCTCGTACGCGGCGGGGCTCGTCCCGTCCGAACATGCGGGCCCGCTCGACGCCCTCTACATCTCGCTCGTCACCCTGGCCACGCTCGGCCTTGGCGACATCGCGCCGGCCTCCGGATGGCTGCGCGTACTCGCCCCCATGGAGGCCCTCGTGGGCTTCGTCCTGCTGTCGGCAACCGTCGCCTGGATCCTCGGCATCTACCCCGCGCTGGCCCGGCGCAGAGCGCTGGCCCTGCGGCTGTCGCACGTGCGCCGCAGCCGGGCCACCGCCCAGGCCCTCGACTCCGACGGCGGCGCCGCCCTCCTGGACGGACTCGCCTCGGCCCTCTCCACGATCACGGTCGACTTCCTGCAGTACGCCGAGTCGTACTACTTCCACGACGGGGACGAGAACACGTCCCTGCCCGGGCAGCTCCGCTACGCCCTCGGCCTCGCGGACCAGGCCGACGGGGCGCACCACCCGGACGTCAGGCTCTCCGCGTCGGTACTGCGCAGGGCACTGGAGGACCTGGCCGTCGTGCTCGACGAGCGCTTCCTACGCACGGGCGAGGGGCCCGAGCGGGTGTTCGCGGCCTACGCCGACGACCACGGGCAACCCCAGGGGCCGGACGGCCCTCCCCAGGACGGCGCCAGCGGGCGATCCTGA
- a CDS encoding DUF4389 domain-containing protein has translation MDTPSAPHGPVVVSAELDSRLSRWLWLVKWILVIPHWIVLFFLWIAFFVVTVIAFFAILFTERFPRDLFDFNLGVLRWSWRVSYYSYGALGTDRYPPFSLGPEPDYPARLDIAYPERLSRSLVLVKWWLLAIPHYLVIAFFTSGMHAGWWSGGLITLLALIAGFAVTFTERYPRDLFVLIVGLNRWVLRVAAYASLMTDAYPPFRLDQGGHEPGTAAGR, from the coding sequence ATGGACACTCCCAGCGCCCCGCATGGTCCCGTGGTGGTATCCGCCGAACTCGACAGCCGGCTGTCCCGCTGGCTGTGGCTGGTCAAGTGGATCCTGGTGATCCCGCACTGGATCGTGCTGTTCTTCCTCTGGATCGCGTTCTTCGTGGTGACGGTGATCGCGTTCTTCGCCATCCTCTTCACCGAGCGCTTCCCCCGGGACCTGTTCGACTTCAACCTCGGTGTGCTCCGCTGGTCCTGGCGCGTCTCGTACTACTCGTACGGGGCCCTCGGCACCGACCGCTACCCGCCCTTCAGTCTGGGCCCTGAGCCGGACTACCCGGCCCGGCTGGACATCGCCTACCCGGAGCGACTCTCGCGCTCGTTGGTCCTGGTCAAGTGGTGGCTGCTCGCCATCCCCCACTACCTCGTGATCGCCTTCTTCACCAGCGGCATGCACGCAGGATGGTGGAGCGGCGGGCTGATCACCCTGCTCGCGCTCATCGCGGGATTCGCCGTGACCTTCACCGAACGGTACCCGCGCGACCTGTTCGTCCTGATCGTCGGGCTGAACCGCTGGGTCCTGCGCGTCGCCGCCTACGCGAGCCTCATGACGGACGCCTATCCGCCCTTCCGCCTCGACCAGGGCGGTCACGAACCGGGGACGGCCGCCGGCCGCTGA